The segment GGACGTCGTTTAAGGTTTAGTTCTGCAGACGATCCGGGATCGTGATGCCTTGTTCTGCGTAGAACCTTTCCGATCCGGGGTGCAGTGGCACTGGAAGACCGTCAAGCGCTGTATCGAGGCTAATAACCTTGGCGGCGCTGCTAGCAGCGTGAAGCACGTCGAGATTTTCGAATATCGATTTGGTCATTGCATAGACCACCTCTTCGGGCACATCGGCATGCACGGCGAGAAAATTCGGTTGCATGATTGTTTGGATCGCCTTGTTCTGATTCGGATATGTCCCCGCCGGGATCTCGACCCTTGCAAACAGGCCGTCCGTAGCCTCCGATATCTGCTCCACCTGATCATCTGTCACTTCGAGGATGACGGTGTCCTTGGCTGAGGTGGAAAAGATTTGTGAAACTGCAGGCGTAGGAATGCCACCTGCTGCGCTCATGCCCGCTATTCGCCCGTTCTGGAAAGCTTCCGCCGCGGCGTTGTATTGCATGTTAGTAACTGAGAAGGCATTTTCGGGGTCTATGTCGACGGCTTCTAACAACAGTCGGGTTGTACCTTCGGTGCCCGAGTTACGCGGCCCGATCGAGAAGGCACCCCCGAGCTCCGCCATATCCGACAAGGTGCCGGTTTTAGCGTAGTCCTTGTGGATGACAAACTGGTCGTAATCAGGCCAGAGTGACATGATTGAACGCAGTCCCTCGACTGGCGGTCGCCCTTCGCGCAGGCCTATGCCACGGTAGCCGTCTCGTCCGTAGATGCCGAACATGATCGCGACCTGTGCTTCGTCGCGCGCGATCAACTCAATATTTTCGGCTGATCCACCAGTAGTGATCGGCGACATCCGCACCGACTGATCGGCGAGCTGTTCGGATACAAGCGTGGATAAGGCAACACCTACTGGGTAGTAGGTTCCACCAGAAGACCCTGTGGCCAGAGTAAGATTCTGTGCCTCGACATCTACTGCGAAAGATGTGGAAAGCAGGACCGCTGTTAACGCAAAATATTTCATATAAAGTTCTCTCGGTTATTTGTTTGATTTAGAGAAGACTTTACTAAAATACTTTGGCTTGTGATTTGCTCGGCGGGCCTTAACTTTGTGCCGATCGGGCCATTCGAATTTCACGGGGTGTGCAGCCGAGATGACGTCTGAAAGCGCGCGTGAAACTCGACGCGTTTTCGAAACCTACCTCAAGCGCGATTAACTGAATTGATAAATCGGTGCTCGATAGCAGTCGCTTTGCTTCCCTAAAGCGCAATTTAAGATGTATTTCTCCGATTGAATACCCAGTGTGTTCCCGAAAAAGCCGAGTAAGGTGTCTTCGTGAAATCCCTAACTTACTCGATAGCAGATCTAGATCAACGTCCATGCTGAGGTCCTCTGTTAAAGAGTTAATTACTGCATGAGCGATATGTCGGCCATGCTCAGCAACAAGCGATGTCCCTGTATCTCTAGAAATAATGCTGCGTGCAAGGCAGTCTTGGATCAGGATGTCCGCAATATCAGAGCACTTATTTGCCAGGTTACCGGATTTGTTATCCAGGTTACGTTCTAGAACACCGAGAAGTACTGTCGCGTCTTTACTGAGTTGCCAAACTCCGCTTCTCGTATGTTTGCTTCCTAGACCCGAGTGTTTCAACAGATATTCTTCGAAGTCTTTGTGCAAATAAATTGCAATATGTCGTTGTTTTTGTGTAATGGACAAAGTTTTGTGGCAGATCCCAGCAGGAATAATAAGAACGTTGCTTTGCATCGTCCAACGGTGAGTATCAAACTCGTCGGCCGCTACTTTGAATGTGCCCCATGTAGGAAAAAGGAGCATCGTATGGTCCTCATGGCTATGCAGTCCCATCTGGTAACTAGGAATGGTTTCAAGTATCGAGTGAAGCCTCTCGACGTTGCTGAGATCGACCATGTGAGCTCCTGACTATTCATTTCAGATATGACTTATATACCTAGGCTTATCCGCATACTCATGCCAAAAGTGGCAGTATGCTAAGCCTCGTAAGGGTGTAAAACGATCACATTTACCTTCAGACAATATGCCACGCAGGGCTGCATACACAGCGAATCAAGCGTCATCTCTCAGTTATACACCAGTCTGCTTCACTAGGTTCGAAGTCACCGTGAATCGCCCCGAAATTTTAGACAACACCTGGCCTTATGTTTGCAGTGTAAGGGGATCCCCAGATTGGTGAATTAAAGTGTTTAAATAAGAATTTTATCTAATCATAAGCCTAAATCAGCTTTAACTAATTGTCTGCTTCTGGCCGATAAGCGACGGCCTGAAATAGGTCTTCGTTTATTCTCATCAAACTTCTGTTTGTTCTGCCATCGATAGTGGAAAGGTGAATGACTGAGTGGCAAAGGGTGCCGTTCCTAGGTGTACGATAAAGGCACTGTCGACCAACTAAGAAACCATGAGGGAGAGCACACCGATGGCCATGGGCTAGGTTTGGCGCCACAGGGGCAGTCCCAGTGATAGGGGGGACATCTGGGTGTTCACAAAGTCTCCAGGGTATGACAATCCCGGGGATAGTACGTCAAATCACGACGAGGCTCAGCTCGACAGCCCTTCGTGACCAGGCACGAAACCGCCCAGCAGTCGTTCGATTTCTTTGGCAGGCATCGGACGGTAGAAGAAGAAACCCTGGATGAGGTCGCAATGCATTTCGCGAAGCAATGACAACTGTTCGGCGTTCTCGACGCCCTCTGCCACCACTTCGAGTCCCAATCGATGACCGATGAAGATGGCACCCTCCAAAATCGCCCGATCCTTCGGCTGTGTGGGAGCGTCGTGGATGAAGGAGCGATCAATCTTCAGGGCGGTGACTGGAAAGTGTTTGAGATAGCTCAGGGAGGAGTAACCGGTTCCGAAGTCGTCGATAGCAATGCGAATACCGCGATGATAGAGGCGCCACAGATCCTCGAGGACGGTCTCCTCGGCTTCTATCAGGACATTCTCGGTTAATTCGATGCCGATATCCTGCGGACTTAGGCCGAGTCGCTGCAGCGTGTCCTCGAAGCTCTTGAGGGCTTCGGGCCGTAGCAGTTGACGACCCGATACATTGATATCGATGCGGTGCTCATGAAATCCCTTGGCACGCCATTCCACCTGCTGGCGGCAAGCCTCTTCGATGACCCAGTCGCCCAGACGATGGATCACACCGGTGCGCTCGGCCAGCGGGATAAACTCGGCAGGCGAGATTGGCGGGCCTTCGGCAGGCTCCCAGCGTAGTAAGGCCTCGAGATTCTCTATTCGCCCACTGGCCGCCGAGACCTGGGGCTGGTAGTGGAGGGAGAATTCACCGTTATCCATGGCTTCCTCGAGCCGCGCCGAGAGATAGTGCTGGCGAACCAGCTCATCATGGAGCTTCTGTTGGAAGAAACGTACAGCACCCCGACCATCCAGTTTGGCACGATTCTTGGCAACATCGGCATTACGGATCAATTCGCGTGACGATTCACCATTCTCGGGAAAGAGGGCCACACCCAGGCAGGCCGTGACCTGACACTCCCGGCCATCCAGGACGAAAGGTTCCCGAAAGACATTCTGGACATGACGCACGACCCGTCTGGCATCGGGGGCTAAGTGGACGCCGGGAAAGGCCAGCACGAATTCATCGCTAGAGACACGGGACACCAGGTCAGTGACTCGCTGGCACTCTCTCAGTCGCCGAGTCAGCTCAATGAGTAGGTGATCGCCCTGATCATAGCCAAGGGCATCATTGATCTCGACGAAGTGATCAATGTCCAGGTAGATGGTTGTCAGGCCATTGCCCAGGCGTCGACAGGAATCCAGCAGACTGTCCAGGTCGACCTCGAATGTTTGGCGGTTAGGGAGATGGGTGAGGCTGTCGAAACGGGTGGCGAATTCCAGGTCGCGGTGGGCGCGCTTTTGGTCGGAAAGATCGACATCCACGCAGAACAACAGGGGGGAGTCGGTATGCTCATTGAGCATCAGATGCTGCGAAAAGACCGATACCAGTTCACCGGTTTTGTGCTTGAGCTGGAGTTCATCGGCGGGTATATCGACCCCATCTTTGATCCAGGCATCATGCGCCTGGATCACCCCGTCACGCATGAAAGCAGGAATGATCAGATCTTCCAGTAACTGTCCCTGGGCTTCCTCAGCGGTATAACCATAGAGACGAGTGCTTCCCTCATTCCAGTAAATCACTCGCCGATCACGATCATAACCCTGAACCGCCACCTTCGGCAGACTCTCCAGCAGGGCGCGGAATCGCTGCTCACTCTCCAGATATTGGCGACGTACTAACTCGACTTCTTCCCTGCTGGCATTATGCGAATCAATGCCATTAGTTGAAGGTGTCTTTGACGCCTTCAACACGAGCGCACCGGAAAACTCCCTGCGGTTCTTCTTCAGGCGTTCCGGATCTCTGTGATGTCGGAAATCGCTGGCAGCCATGGGGTCCACTTAAACTATCAAAAGCCATCATAGGGGCAACAATAGGCACTTTGTTGTGATTATCCTACACCTTGTAGGAGATAACCTACACATATACGTCATCAAAGGTCTGATCCCGTTTTCAACAAAATCACTATTTTTTTAGTACATTTCTTTGACATATTGTTGCAAATCTTTTCATTTTCCTCCTGTTGACCGTTGTGTTTACACCGGCAACACCGGGCAAATCCGCCCAGTTAACAGGAGAATACCAACATGAAACTGGATACACTCAAGCAGGGTTTCGACCTCGCCTCCATGCCTGCCAATTCACTCGCCGATTATTGGAATCCGGGAGTGACAGAGGCGCTGAGGCATCAGGATTGGGCGAAAACCAGTATTCGGGAACGCATCGATCTGACCGCCTGGCAGGGGTTTACCACTGACCTGCCGCGCGATCCCTACGTTAACCAGCGATGGAAGCGGATGTCATGGCTCTCCCTGAATGATCAGGGCGATGTCGAGGATATGGGCCAATGCCCCATGGCCCAAGGGGGGGCTTTCAACGACGCGGAAAGCATGGCGGATCGCCTGCGGTACTATGATCCGCTGACTCGGGAATTCATGGTACGCCCCGATGTGAAGGCCTTTGTTCGCGCCTGGGCAAGTCTGTGGAGTATTGGTGTGCACGAACCCATTCTAATGCAGATCACCGGGGTTCGCGGAGAAGGCAGCATCGACCCTCTTCAGGGACAGGGAATTCATGCCGATGGCTGCAAGGCCCTAAGCATTCTGGTCATCAATCGGGAAAACGTGGCGGGCGGCGAAAACCACCTCTACGCAGACAAGGCTGGCACGCAACCCTTGGTCGATATCACCCTGAATCCAGGTGATATCCTTCATCTGAACGATGACCGGATATTCCACAGTGTCGACGGGATCGAGCAGCTCGACAGCGAGGCACCCTTCGAGCGATTCATTATCATCATCAACAGCCGCTTCGTGGACGACTTCCAGAACCGTGTGTTGCGTCGCCACTTCCCGGAAGCGGTCCTCAATGAGAGCTCCTGACACTCTCGGTACATTGAGAACCTAGCAACACCCACGCCCCCGAACTCCGGGGGCGTCTTGGTTGTGCGCCAGGGATGGTGCGTAGCGCCTGATACAGCGTGTCCGCAAGATCTTCAAGCTTGCAGAGAGCGCAACATCCGACGAAAGCTCGAAGAGCGGGTTCCGGCCAGCACAGCGCTCCGCTC is part of the Halomonas alkaliantarctica genome and harbors:
- a CDS encoding putative bifunctional diguanylate cyclase/phosphodiesterase gives rise to the protein MAASDFRHHRDPERLKKNRREFSGALVLKASKTPSTNGIDSHNASREEVELVRRQYLESEQRFRALLESLPKVAVQGYDRDRRVIYWNEGSTRLYGYTAEEAQGQLLEDLIIPAFMRDGVIQAHDAWIKDGVDIPADELQLKHKTGELVSVFSQHLMLNEHTDSPLLFCVDVDLSDQKRAHRDLEFATRFDSLTHLPNRQTFEVDLDSLLDSCRRLGNGLTTIYLDIDHFVEINDALGYDQGDHLLIELTRRLRECQRVTDLVSRVSSDEFVLAFPGVHLAPDARRVVRHVQNVFREPFVLDGRECQVTACLGVALFPENGESSRELIRNADVAKNRAKLDGRGAVRFFQQKLHDELVRQHYLSARLEEAMDNGEFSLHYQPQVSAASGRIENLEALLRWEPAEGPPISPAEFIPLAERTGVIHRLGDWVIEEACRQQVEWRAKGFHEHRIDINVSGRQLLRPEALKSFEDTLQRLGLSPQDIGIELTENVLIEAEETVLEDLWRLYHRGIRIAIDDFGTGYSSLSYLKHFPVTALKIDRSFIHDAPTQPKDRAILEGAIFIGHRLGLEVVAEGVENAEQLSLLREMHCDLIQGFFFYRPMPAKEIERLLGGFVPGHEGLSS
- a CDS encoding TAXI family TRAP transporter solute-binding subunit, whose translation is MKYFALTAVLLSTSFAVDVEAQNLTLATGSSGGTYYPVGVALSTLVSEQLADQSVRMSPITTGGSAENIELIARDEAQVAIMFGIYGRDGYRGIGLREGRPPVEGLRSIMSLWPDYDQFVIHKDYAKTGTLSDMAELGGAFSIGPRNSGTEGTTRLLLEAVDIDPENAFSVTNMQYNAAAEAFQNGRIAGMSAAGGIPTPAVSQIFSTSAKDTVILEVTDDQVEQISEATDGLFARVEIPAGTYPNQNKAIQTIMQPNFLAVHADVPEEVVYAMTKSIFENLDVLHAASSAAKVISLDTALDGLPVPLHPGSERFYAEQGITIPDRLQN
- a CDS encoding AraC family transcriptional regulator yields the protein MVDLSNVERLHSILETIPSYQMGLHSHEDHTMLLFPTWGTFKVAADEFDTHRWTMQSNVLIIPAGICHKTLSITQKQRHIAIYLHKDFEEYLLKHSGLGSKHTRSGVWQLSKDATVLLGVLERNLDNKSGNLANKCSDIADILIQDCLARSIISRDTGTSLVAEHGRHIAHAVINSLTEDLSMDVDLDLLSSKLGISRRHLTRLFREHTGYSIGEIHLKLRFREAKRLLSSTDLSIQLIALEVGFENASSFTRAFRRHLGCTPREIRMARSAQS
- a CDS encoding 2OG-Fe dioxygenase family protein — encoded protein: MKLDTLKQGFDLASMPANSLADYWNPGVTEALRHQDWAKTSIRERIDLTAWQGFTTDLPRDPYVNQRWKRMSWLSLNDQGDVEDMGQCPMAQGGAFNDAESMADRLRYYDPLTREFMVRPDVKAFVRAWASLWSIGVHEPILMQITGVRGEGSIDPLQGQGIHADGCKALSILVINRENVAGGENHLYADKAGTQPLVDITLNPGDILHLNDDRIFHSVDGIEQLDSEAPFERFIIIINSRFVDDFQNRVLRRHFPEAVLNESS